The following coding sequences lie in one Spinacia oleracea cultivar Varoflay chromosome 1, BTI_SOV_V1, whole genome shotgun sequence genomic window:
- the LOC110782814 gene encoding aspartic proteinase CDR1, with translation MHAWANFLILLLVSSPFFLQLLNPTQTEARNLVSHVSFEADLIRRSSPLSTDYDSSMTLQQRQLRAALGSVSLGHNIRLSSSYFDEKDVQTDVTPNGGDYLMKIAVGTPPVEFTAVIDTGSDLIWLQCSPCQRCIEHDSPLFNPTNSSTYRTIPCNSQSCTYPDFDSGCIPNSMGSNNESCVYTSIYADGTISTGILSTDTISFPSATFPSSIIGCGYDQQGNLGIHGDGIVGLGLGELSLASQLGPNINYKFSHCLNPLTSSVAGKLKFGADVNPGAVSTPFTTQDPPTFYSLTLDGITVGNSSVPVGRDIIIDSGTTLTFLPTSIYDSVKTAVKDAIVDTPVPDPNKAFEPCYETLPSGVPDVVFNFKGADVVLKDVNTFKTIGNLSCLAIVPSDDSFTFGNIAQVNFEVGYDLKAKQISFAPTDCTKY, from the coding sequence ATGCATGCTTGGGCGAATTTTCTGATACTTTTGCTAGTATCATCGCCGTTTTTCTTACAACTATTGAATCCAACCCAAACCGAAGCTAGAAATTTAGTTTCCCATGTGTCGTTTGAGGCTGATCTCATTCGTCGTAGTTCACCACTCTCTACCGATTACGACTCTTCAATGACACTACAACAACGCCAATTGAGAGCAGCCCTTGGCTCAGTCTCTCTCGGCCATAACATCCGACTGTCTTCTTCATACTTCGATGAAAAAGATGTTCAAACAGATGTAACCCCAAACGGAGGGGATTATCTCATGAAGATCGCGGTTGGCACTCCACCGGTGGAATTCACAGCTGTTATCGACACTGGTAGTGACCTCATTTGGCTCCAGTGCTCACCTTGCCAGCGTTGTATCGAACACGACTCTCCATTATTCAACCCAACCAATTCGTCCACCTATCGTACCATCCCTTGCAACTCCCAATCTTGCACCTATCCAGATTTTGACAGTGGTTGTATTCCAAATAGTATGGGTAGTAATAATGAGTCCTGTGTTTATACATCCATTTATGCAGATGGAACAATAAGTACTGGAATCCTAAGTACAGACACCATTAGTTTCCCTTCAGCGACATTTCCATCCTCAATAATCGGGTGTGGGTATGATCAACAAGGTAATCTGGGTATCCATGGGGATGGTATCGTTGGTCTCGGGCTTGGGGAATTGTCACTAGCCTCACAGTTAGGCCCAAATATCAACTATAAATTCTCCCACTGCTTGAATCCCCTGACTTCAAGTGTAGCCGGTAAGCTCAAGTTCGGGGCTGATGTAAACCCCGGCGCAGTTTCAACTCCTTTTACAACCCAAGACCCTCCTACATTCTACTCCCTCACTCTCGATGGTATTACCGTTGGAAATAGTTCCGTACCCGTAGGCCGGGATATAATCATAGACTCTGGTACCACACTGACTTTCTTACCAACTAGTATCTATGACAGCGTTAAGACCGCGGTGAAAGATGCTATCGTGGATACACCCGTGCCAGACCCGAATAAAGCTTTCGAGCCTTGCTACGAGACGCTTCCCTCGGGTGTCCCTGATGTGGTGTTTAATTTCAAAGGGGCTGATGTTGTGTTAAAGGATGTCAATACTTTCAAGACAATTGGGAACCTGAGTTGTCTAGCAATTGTACCTTCAGATGATTCTTTCACGTTTGGGAATATTGCGCAAGTCAATTTTGAGGTTGGCTATGATTTGAAGGCTAAGCAAATATCTTTTGCTCCAACAGACTGCACCAAATATTAG